Proteins from a single region of Thermococcus sp.:
- a CDS encoding MJ1477/TM1410 family putative glycoside hydrolase has protein sequence MRYTPVIAVIIILVASGCVFRIPSQGTPSTATPSAGSNMTQNTPLEDSPSVSIIPSFQGRDNASPAEKGAVAPKGDGGSNLSVESWAYWLQNASPAAIVESGFDLIVMDYSRDGSEETAYTREEIEVIKGAGIIPIAYISIGEAEDYRFYWDEGWVENPPEWLGPENPEWRGNYAVRYWDEEWKRIIFEYLDKIIAQGFMGVYLDKVDEYWFWAERGYNESWAAQEMIEFILEIANYTRSKAGEGFMIVPQNGEDLLGYDDGALLKTVSGWASEDVFYDGFHSSPWMEEKLPFLDRVAEAGKLVLVVDYIDDGTGSPENTDRIRDFIERARGRGYIPYAALEDRALDRLVVIPGLQPPR, from the coding sequence ATGAGATACACCCCGGTCATTGCCGTGATCATCATCTTAGTGGCCTCGGGATGCGTATTCAGGATTCCCTCACAGGGAACGCCATCGACTGCAACGCCGAGTGCGGGCTCGAACATGACCCAAAACACGCCCCTTGAGGACAGTCCCTCAGTGAGTATCATCCCCTCTTTTCAGGGCCGGGACAACGCTTCTCCCGCGGAGAAAGGGGCAGTGGCCCCCAAGGGGGACGGGGGATCAAACCTCTCGGTTGAGAGCTGGGCCTACTGGCTTCAGAACGCGAGTCCAGCGGCCATAGTGGAGAGCGGCTTTGACCTGATCGTCATGGACTACTCTAGGGATGGAAGCGAGGAAACAGCCTATACGCGCGAGGAGATTGAGGTGATTAAGGGGGCAGGGATTATCCCCATCGCCTACATCAGCATCGGCGAGGCGGAAGATTATCGCTTCTACTGGGACGAGGGCTGGGTGGAGAACCCGCCCGAGTGGCTGGGCCCCGAGAACCCCGAGTGGAGGGGCAACTACGCTGTCAGATACTGGGACGAGGAGTGGAAGCGGATTATCTTCGAGTACCTCGATAAGATCATCGCGCAGGGCTTTATGGGCGTCTACCTCGACAAGGTGGACGAGTACTGGTTCTGGGCGGAAAGGGGCTACAACGAGAGCTGGGCCGCGCAGGAGATGATAGAGTTCATACTGGAGATAGCGAACTACACCCGCTCGAAAGCCGGGGAGGGCTTCATGATCGTTCCGCAGAACGGGGAGGACCTGCTTGGATACGACGATGGGGCGCTTCTCAAGACCGTCTCAGGCTGGGCGAGTGAAGACGTATTCTACGACGGGTTCCATAGCAGCCCCTGGATGGAGGAAAAGCTCCCCTTTCTCGATAGGGTCGCGGAGGCTGGAAAGCTCGTTCTTGTAGTTGACTACATTGATGACGGCACTGGGAGCCCGGAGAACACAGACAGGATACGGGACTTCATCGAGAGGGCTCGGGGGAGGGGCTACATCCCGTATGCGGCCTTGGAAGACAGGGCGCTTGACAGGCTCGTCGTTATTCCAGGACTTCAGCCCCCAAGATAA
- a CDS encoding NTP transferase domain-containing protein yields MIVILAGGRSSRMGREKPVLNVGGKPMLLRVYEQAKKAGETIVALSRSTPKTRELCLREGIPFVETPGRGYVEDVGWLLREFGPFVSVSADLPFVKASDIALIRRAFDGRTSLTGVLPLGLVPKDLNPVIYKGYAVVGLNAVGAEGERFFELNNPLLALNVNTPKELKLARRIADLVGER; encoded by the coding sequence ATGATAGTCATCCTCGCCGGCGGAAGGTCGAGCCGGATGGGCCGGGAAAAGCCCGTCCTGAATGTTGGCGGAAAACCGATGCTCCTGAGGGTTTACGAGCAGGCGAAAAAGGCCGGAGAAACCATCGTGGCCCTCTCGCGAAGCACGCCGAAGACAAGGGAGCTCTGCCTGCGTGAGGGAATTCCCTTCGTGGAAACGCCGGGAAGGGGATATGTGGAGGACGTTGGCTGGCTCCTCCGTGAGTTCGGGCCCTTCGTGAGCGTTTCTGCTGACCTGCCCTTCGTGAAAGCCTCGGACATTGCTCTGATCAGGAGGGCCTTCGACGGAAGGACGAGCCTGACCGGCGTCCTCCCGCTGGGGCTGGTTCCAAAGGACTTGAACCCGGTCATCTATAAGGGCTACGCGGTAGTCGGCCTGAACGCCGTTGGGGCCGAAGGCGAGCGTTTTTTTGAGCTGAACAACCCCCTGCTGGCGCTCAACGTGAATACTCCAAAAGAGTTAAAGCTTGCGAGGAGGATAGCGGATCTGGTGGGTGAGCGATGA
- a CDS encoding cobyric acid synthase: MGEALMILGTSSGAGKSLLATALCRIFSNLGYDVVPFKSQNMSLNSAPSIEGGEISRAQYLQAIACRKKPSVRFNPILLKPEGNMRSQVVFMGKPIGSVSARDYMLSRKEELFRKAMEVLDHLKREHDIVIIEGAGSPVEINLRDYDIANTRVMLHAKAKGILVTDIDRGGSFASIVGTMELLKPGEREAIIGFIFNKFRGDKSLLEPGFEYLEKRYGRPTLGVIPYVEHRLPEEDSLTEFPKVKGDLHIQIVRLPHISNFTDFEPLHWANGVDYVTKPEEITGDLIIIPGSKNTVEDLLWMRENGIEDAILEAHREGSFIVGICGGFQMLGREIIDTVESKRGKVRGIGLLPAKTVFEKTKRTNHLGARVLWEPAKGMAVEGYEIRMGRSVSDKPFSIITSVNGGKTFEPEGAVGERAFGTYLHGIFHNFAFTERFLNLIRAEKGLEPVSVEGWSIEEEIERFARLVEKNLDVERVLGELGI, from the coding sequence ATGGGAGAGGCGTTGATGATACTCGGAACTTCATCCGGAGCGGGCAAGTCCCTCCTGGCAACGGCCCTCTGCAGGATTTTCTCAAACCTCGGCTACGACGTGGTTCCATTCAAGAGCCAGAACATGAGCCTGAACTCCGCGCCGAGCATCGAAGGCGGTGAGATTAGCAGGGCGCAGTACCTGCAGGCGATAGCCTGCCGGAAGAAACCGAGCGTGAGGTTCAACCCGATCCTTCTCAAGCCAGAGGGGAATATGAGAAGCCAGGTTGTCTTTATGGGAAAACCGATTGGGAGCGTCTCCGCGAGGGACTACATGCTCTCAAGAAAGGAGGAGCTCTTCCGCAAGGCCATGGAAGTCCTCGACCACCTAAAACGGGAACATGACATTGTTATCATCGAGGGCGCCGGCAGTCCGGTGGAGATAAACCTCAGGGACTACGACATAGCCAACACGAGGGTTATGCTCCACGCGAAAGCGAAGGGAATTCTCGTCACCGACATAGACAGGGGCGGGAGCTTCGCGAGCATAGTGGGCACGATGGAGCTTCTAAAACCCGGGGAAAGGGAAGCGATAATTGGCTTCATCTTCAACAAGTTCCGTGGAGATAAATCTCTCCTTGAACCGGGCTTCGAATACCTTGAAAAGCGCTACGGAAGGCCAACCCTCGGCGTTATCCCCTACGTCGAGCACCGCCTTCCAGAGGAGGATTCCCTGACAGAGTTCCCGAAGGTGAAGGGCGACCTTCACATCCAAATTGTCAGGCTTCCCCACATAAGCAACTTCACGGACTTTGAGCCCCTCCACTGGGCGAACGGAGTCGATTACGTGACAAAACCCGAGGAAATAACGGGCGACCTCATCATAATCCCGGGAAGCAAGAACACAGTTGAGGATCTGCTCTGGATGCGCGAGAACGGGATTGAAGACGCCATACTGGAGGCCCATCGCGAAGGTTCGTTCATTGTGGGAATCTGCGGGGGCTTCCAGATGCTCGGGAGGGAGATAATAGACACCGTTGAATCAAAGCGCGGGAAGGTCAGGGGAATCGGTTTGCTTCCGGCCAAAACGGTCTTTGAAAAAACCAAGAGGACGAATCATCTCGGTGCGAGGGTACTCTGGGAACCCGCTAAGGGAATGGCGGTTGAGGGCTACGAGATAAGGATGGGCCGTTCCGTCTCGGATAAGCCGTTCTCCATCATCACTTCTGTTAATGGGGGCAAAACCTTCGAGCCTGAAGGGGCTGTTGGCGAGAGGGCCTTCGGAACCTACCTGCACGGCATCTTTCACAACTTCGCCTTCACCGAGAGGTTCCTCAACCTGATCAGGGCCGAGAAGGGACTTGAGCCGGTTTCGGTCGAGGGCTGGAGCATCGAGGAGGAGATAGAGAGGTTCGCCAGGCTCGTTGAGAAAAACCTCGACGTGGAGAGGGTTCTAGGGGAGCTGGGAATTTAG
- the glp gene encoding gephyrin-like molybdotransferase Glp codes for MREFKRLTPYRDAFRMMMDDLREIPDAEEVSLTEALGRVLAEDVTSPIDSPPFDRSAVDGYALRAEDTFPAREYSPVELRVVDEITAGEESGVTVESGTAVKLMTGAKLPEGANAVIMQEMVEREGDVIRVLRPVAPGQNVAFAGEDVRKGEVVLKKGQILRPQDLALLKSLGFKTVNVKRKPRVGIIITGDELIEEFDEDALMSGKIMESNSAMLTGLVREYFGEPVFYGVVPDEEDAIRSAIEKAKKECNLVLVTGGSAFGDKDFAHRFVRLLFHGTTIKPGRPIGYGERVFIMSGYPAAVFAQFHLYVKHALAKLVGARDYEVKVYAQLTESVPSQLGRHEFVKVRYGNGKARPIRKKGSGIISSLVESNGYIVIPEDSEGHLEGETVEVVLY; via the coding sequence ATGAGGGAGTTCAAAAGACTGACCCCCTACAGGGATGCGTTTCGAATGATGATGGACGACCTAAGGGAGATCCCCGATGCGGAGGAAGTCTCCCTGACTGAGGCCCTCGGCAGGGTTCTGGCGGAGGACGTGACTTCTCCCATAGACAGCCCGCCCTTTGACAGGTCCGCTGTTGACGGCTATGCTCTCCGCGCCGAGGACACCTTCCCTGCGAGGGAGTACAGCCCGGTCGAGCTCAGGGTTGTGGATGAGATCACGGCAGGGGAGGAGAGCGGGGTCACGGTTGAGTCCGGCACCGCCGTAAAGCTCATGACTGGGGCAAAGCTGCCGGAGGGCGCGAATGCCGTCATCATGCAGGAGATGGTGGAGCGTGAGGGAGACGTCATAAGGGTTCTCAGGCCGGTTGCCCCGGGCCAGAACGTGGCCTTCGCGGGAGAGGACGTCAGGAAGGGGGAGGTCGTTCTGAAAAAAGGCCAGATTCTGAGACCTCAAGATCTCGCCCTCCTCAAGAGCCTCGGCTTTAAAACGGTGAATGTCAAGAGGAAGCCCCGAGTCGGGATAATAATAACCGGCGACGAGCTGATCGAGGAGTTCGACGAGGATGCGCTGATGTCCGGAAAGATCATGGAGAGCAACTCGGCCATGCTGACCGGCCTGGTCAGGGAGTACTTTGGAGAGCCGGTTTTTTATGGCGTTGTCCCGGATGAGGAGGATGCCATTCGGTCTGCGATAGAGAAGGCAAAGAAGGAATGCAACCTCGTTCTCGTCACAGGCGGCTCCGCCTTCGGCGACAAGGATTTTGCCCACCGCTTTGTCAGGCTGCTCTTCCACGGGACGACGATAAAGCCCGGAAGGCCAATAGGGTACGGCGAGAGGGTCTTCATAATGAGCGGCTATCCCGCGGCCGTCTTCGCCCAGTTCCACCTCTACGTCAAGCACGCCCTGGCAAAGCTGGTGGGGGCCAGAGACTACGAGGTGAAGGTTTACGCCCAACTCACCGAGAGCGTTCCAAGCCAGCTCGGGAGACACGAGTTCGTGAAGGTCCGGTACGGGAACGGAAAGGCTAGACCGATCCGGAAGAAGGGCAGTGGTATAATAAGCTCGCTGGTGGAGAGCAACGGCTACATAGTCATTCCGGAGGACAGTGAAGGACATCTAGAAGGGGAGACCGTGGAAGTTGTGCTCTACTAG
- a CDS encoding molybdenum cofactor biosynthesis protein B, translated as MGVVEHKRKAPKRFKFAVITVSDTASRGEKEDKSGKFLIEELERAGHEKVYYSVVPDEKIEIIGAIVEAFKAGADVLVTSGGTGIAPRDVTVESVRPLLDKELSGFGEVFRLLSYEEIGTAAVMTRATAGIIRSSGRVMAVFCLPGSLGAAKTGVKIILNEAGHVLKHAGERR; from the coding sequence ATGGGAGTTGTGGAGCACAAGAGGAAGGCCCCAAAGAGGTTCAAGTTCGCGGTCATAACGGTGAGCGACACCGCCAGCAGGGGAGAGAAGGAGGACAAGAGCGGAAAGTTTCTCATCGAGGAGCTGGAGAGGGCAGGGCATGAGAAGGTTTACTACTCAGTCGTCCCCGACGAGAAGATTGAGATAATCGGGGCAATCGTCGAGGCCTTCAAAGCAGGCGCCGATGTTCTCGTGACCTCCGGTGGGACGGGGATAGCGCCCAGAGATGTCACCGTGGAGAGCGTCAGGCCGCTTTTGGACAAGGAGCTGAGCGGCTTCGGCGAGGTTTTCAGGCTTCTGAGCTACGAGGAGATAGGCACGGCCGCGGTCATGACGAGGGCGACCGCAGGGATAATCCGGAGCTCCGGGAGAGTAATGGCGGTCTTCTGCCTGCCCGGAAGCCTCGGAGCGGCAAAGACCGGAGTCAAAATAATTCTGAACGAGGCAGGTCACGTGCTGAAGCACGCGGGGGAGCGGAGATGA
- the cobT gene encoding nicotinate mononucleotide-dependent phosphoribosyltransferase CobT, translated as MKSLFLLVLGNTEISTVPGISVAGATPELTKLTPPADAEYLFHEKPLIIDAIPVTPEGHPTPAIITKAARELAGFPILVVRGGTYLAPLVPHVHISDSIGRDFRRGPALPEFEDILKRARLLGEELNKTPVEELVIGESTPGGTTTAQAVLWALGYDAKTSSASPENPQSLKEKVIGEGFKRAGIERGGLKNSPLEALRQFGDPMMATVIGVSLGFRKKVVLAGGTQMLAVSAILKALGEDLSRFMIATTRWVVKDRSATFLETAKEIGVATYAADLDFSKSEFKGLRDYERGYVKEGVGAGGATWLALKAGFSPEDVREKVEELYRRLMEMKASGDHP; from the coding sequence ATGAAGAGCCTCTTCCTGCTGGTATTGGGGAACACCGAGATAAGCACCGTCCCGGGAATAAGTGTCGCCGGGGCGACGCCAGAACTGACGAAGCTGACGCCCCCAGCGGATGCAGAATACCTATTCCACGAAAAGCCGCTGATAATCGACGCAATACCCGTGACCCCGGAGGGACATCCGACGCCGGCCATAATAACAAAAGCCGCCAGAGAGCTCGCGGGCTTTCCCATCCTCGTCGTCAGGGGTGGGACCTATCTGGCACCTCTCGTCCCCCACGTACACATCAGCGACTCCATCGGGAGGGACTTCAGAAGGGGGCCCGCTCTGCCGGAGTTCGAAGACATACTCAAACGGGCCAGGCTCCTTGGTGAGGAGCTGAACAAAACGCCCGTTGAAGAACTGGTAATCGGCGAGTCCACACCGGGGGGAACCACGACCGCACAGGCCGTCCTGTGGGCGCTCGGCTACGATGCCAAGACGAGCTCAGCCTCACCTGAAAACCCCCAGAGCCTTAAGGAGAAGGTGATAGGGGAGGGCTTCAAAAGGGCCGGGATTGAACGGGGTGGGTTGAAGAACAGCCCCCTTGAGGCCCTGAGGCAGTTCGGCGACCCCATGATGGCGACGGTGATAGGTGTCTCCCTCGGGTTCAGAAAGAAGGTCGTCCTGGCCGGCGGGACTCAGATGTTGGCGGTCTCGGCCATTCTAAAGGCCCTCGGTGAGGACTTAAGCAGGTTCATGATTGCAACCACCAGGTGGGTCGTGAAAGATAGGAGTGCCACGTTCCTCGAAACGGCAAAGGAAATCGGGGTAGCAACCTATGCGGCTGACCTAGACTTCTCGAAGAGCGAATTCAAAGGCCTCAGAGACTACGAGCGTGGCTACGTCAAGGAAGGCGTCGGGGCGGGAGGAGCAACGTGGCTCGCCCTCAAGGCTGGCTTCTCTCCGGAAGACGTTAGGGAAAAGGTCGAGGAGCTTTACAGAAGGCTCATGGAGATGAAGGCCTCAGGGGATCATCCCTGA
- a CDS encoding DUF835 domain-containing protein, which produces MLDGIQVIVFAEAAMVLIADLIAAAWIFRIYLHNKRRSALAFSLAWVFDFLAILSTVLTNPTFQMIGMLLLPTFSGLIFYGAVKFLEEESITVRYRTLSMLAVMPVAFMVYMIGVYLYTGDALWSITSAATLGITGVFVIAGGLLLKETEEIYKSAVRYLYISIILFGIHLIPAALFGNTEWYKAIGFTLSTALIIGMVVAMVKLTSSEFFMPQEGRTAQPIDLKPGVMVVNGKEYQKLREKLKDRPVLAFVRDVTQVPDGWQYYFVTTIPFQGRFKNTINPTNLARMTELAYKYLEESARMGEQGVIVIDCLEYLTVYNSWESLMKFLSKLRDFVIVNKGTLILVIEKESLENRLYAQLRKLME; this is translated from the coding sequence GTGTTGGATGGCATTCAGGTGATTGTGTTTGCTGAGGCCGCCATGGTTTTGATAGCCGACCTGATAGCGGCAGCGTGGATATTCCGCATATATCTCCACAACAAGAGGAGATCAGCCCTGGCCTTTTCTCTCGCCTGGGTGTTTGACTTCCTGGCAATTCTCTCGACGGTTCTCACGAACCCAACGTTTCAAATGATAGGTATGCTCCTTCTCCCCACGTTCTCGGGCCTTATCTTCTATGGTGCGGTGAAGTTCCTTGAGGAGGAGTCAATAACCGTCAGATACAGAACCCTCTCAATGCTCGCAGTGATGCCGGTTGCCTTTATGGTATACATGATTGGAGTGTACCTCTACACTGGAGACGCCCTGTGGTCAATAACCAGCGCCGCCACCCTCGGCATAACCGGAGTATTCGTCATCGCCGGCGGTCTCCTTCTTAAGGAAACCGAAGAGATATACAAAAGTGCCGTCAGATATCTCTACATTAGCATAATACTGTTCGGCATCCATCTAATCCCGGCGGCACTCTTCGGGAACACCGAGTGGTACAAGGCCATAGGCTTTACCCTGTCCACTGCCCTCATAATAGGAATGGTAGTGGCGATGGTAAAGCTCACTTCATCGGAGTTCTTCATGCCGCAGGAGGGCAGGACCGCACAGCCCATTGACCTCAAGCCGGGCGTGATGGTTGTTAACGGAAAGGAGTACCAGAAGCTCAGGGAGAAGCTCAAGGACAGGCCGGTCCTGGCCTTTGTCAGGGATGTTACCCAGGTTCCGGATGGGTGGCAGTACTATTTCGTGACGACCATACCCTTCCAGGGGCGGTTCAAGAACACCATAAACCCGACCAACCTCGCGAGGATGACCGAACTGGCGTACAAGTATCTGGAAGAATCCGCCAGGATGGGAGAGCAGGGCGTTATCGTAATCGACTGCCTTGAGTACCTGACGGTCTACAACTCCTGGGAGAGCCTCATGAAGTTCCTTTCGAAGCTCAGGGACTTTGTTATAGTTAACAAGGGTACACTGATACTCGTCATTGAGAAGGAGAGCCTTGAGAACAGGCTCTACGCCCAGCTCAGGAAGCTCATGGAGTGA
- a CDS encoding adenosylcobinamide amidohydrolase, which translates to MEPNNFIRPFDEPMLSLSNAPHRGGLTRANGFFFMMVHKNYSGDYRRDCLAFERKNGIENFVGFMTAADVSKVLATSRVNGVTAYVTAGITNPAIAGDEPPPWKPGTINIALVIEEGLTLGAMVNAVMTATEAKTYTLLSLGYNATGTTSDGIGVFAFEGEIEWAGTATELGMSIGKAVRRALKESIKKWKGIRDDPLRPSSP; encoded by the coding sequence ATGGAGCCCAACAACTTCATACGCCCCTTCGATGAGCCGATGCTGTCGCTGAGCAACGCGCCGCACAGGGGAGGACTGACGAGGGCAAACGGTTTCTTCTTCATGATGGTGCACAAGAACTACTCCGGCGATTATAGGAGGGACTGCCTCGCCTTCGAGCGGAAGAACGGTATTGAAAACTTCGTTGGCTTTATGACGGCCGCCGATGTGAGCAAAGTCCTCGCAACGTCAAGGGTCAATGGCGTTACGGCATACGTCACCGCTGGAATAACGAACCCCGCCATAGCCGGCGATGAGCCACCCCCGTGGAAGCCGGGAACAATAAACATCGCCCTCGTCATTGAGGAAGGCCTCACCCTTGGAGCGATGGTGAACGCGGTGATGACCGCAACGGAGGCGAAAACATACACCCTGCTGAGTCTCGGCTACAATGCCACCGGAACAACGAGCGACGGAATTGGGGTCTTTGCTTTCGAGGGAGAGATTGAATGGGCAGGAACTGCGACGGAGCTCGGGATGAGCATCGGAAAAGCCGTCAGGAGGGCCCTTAAGGAGAGCATTAAAAAGTGGAAAGGCATCAGGGATGATCCCCTGAGGCCTTCATCTCCATGA